AGCTGAACAAGGGCCAACACGTTGAGAAGATTTATTTCATCAGGGACAACGGCGCGGGCTTCGACATGCGCTATGTCGACAAGCTCTTCGGTGTCTTCCAGAGGCTCCACAGCAAGGAGGAGTTCCCCGGAACCGGCGTGGGGTTGGCACTGGCCCAACGGATCGTCAATCGTCATGGGGGACGAGTCTGGGCCAAGGGTGAAGTGGACAAGGGGGCGACCTTTTTCTTCACCATCCCTGATAACGGGAACCATGCAACCACCGTTCCACAATCATCCATTAAACCAACATCATGAACTGCAAATCCACCGACATCCTGATCGTCGAGGACAATCCGAACGATGCTCTCCTCACCATCCGTAGCCTCAAGGAGCACAATCTGGCCAATAACATCGTCCATGTCAGGGATGGTCAAGAGGCCCTAGATTATCTCTTTGCAGAGGGGGGCTACAGCGACCGGGATCCCCTGAACCTCCCCAAGGCTATCCTGCTTGATCTAAAACTTCCCAAACTGGACGGCCTCCAGGTCCTGGCCAGAATCCGAGGTGACGAACGGATGAAGTGCGTGCCTGTCGTGATCCTTACCTCCTCTCAGGAGGAAGGGGACCTGGTTAAATCTTACAAGCTCGGCGCCAACAGCTACATCGTGAAGCCAGTGGAGTTTGAGAGTTTCTCAGCCGCCATCAAACAACTGGGTTTCTACTGGCTCCTGCTCAACAAGCTGCCCGTTCAAACCGCAATACCATGAACCACATGACAGGCAAAACTATCAGGATACTCATGTTGGAGGATTCGGACTTCGACGCAGAACTGGTGATCAGGGAACTCCGTAAGGGGGGGCTCGACTTCGTCTGGCACCGGGTACAGACCCGGGAGGAATACCGGCTGGCACTCAAGAGCTTCCTGCCAGACCTCATCCTGGTCGACTACAAGCTACCCGATTTCGACGGTGGTCAGGCCATCGTCATGGCCAAGGAGATCTGTCCAGGTGTGCCGGCGATCGTCGTGACGGGAGCGGTCGGTGAGGATACGGCCGTGGAGCTCTTCAAGAAAGGTGCCACCGACTTCGTGCTCAAGGATAGGATATCGGGACGGTTACTCGGAGCTGTCGAGAGGGCGATCGCGGAGTCCATCAACCGCATAGCGAGGCGTCAGGCCGAGGAGCAGCAATCACAGCTCAATGCGGAACTCCGGCGCCTGGCCACCCACGACCCACTGACCGGAGCGGCTTCACGGACACTTCTTCTGGAGAAGGTTGAGGAAGCCATTGCCGGGATCAATCCGCAAGCTCCCGAAACGGCCTTCTTCTCGATTGATCTGGATAGCTTCAAGCAACTCAATGCCACCTACGGGGCGAACTTGGCCGACCAGGTCCTAGTTGAGACCGCGCGGAGGCTGAACGCACTCTGCGGACTGAATGATCTGGTCGGCAATCTCGGGGGTGACAAATTCTTCCTACTTCTGCGTCGTGCCGGGTTGGAACAAGAGTTGCCCGCTCTTCTGAAAAAGATTGAGAGCTGCTTTGGGCGGCCTTTCCATCTCAGGAACCTCGACATCACAGTCGACGCCTCGATCGGCGGGGTAATCCTCAGAATCCCCGGGGAGACCACGGCCAATATCCTCGCCCA
The window above is part of the Verrucomicrobiota bacterium genome. Proteins encoded here:
- a CDS encoding response regulator, whose product is MNCKSTDILIVEDNPNDALLTIRSLKEHNLANNIVHVRDGQEALDYLFAEGGYSDRDPLNLPKAILLDLKLPKLDGLQVLARIRGDERMKCVPVVILTSSQEEGDLVKSYKLGANSYIVKPVEFESFSAAIKQLGFYWLLLNKLPVQTAIP
- a CDS encoding GGDEF domain-containing response regulator, producing the protein MNHMTGKTIRILMLEDSDFDAELVIRELRKGGLDFVWHRVQTREEYRLALKSFLPDLILVDYKLPDFDGGQAIVMAKEICPGVPAIVVTGAVGEDTAVELFKKGATDFVLKDRISGRLLGAVERAIAESINRIARRQAEEQQSQLNAELRRLATHDPLTGAASRTLLLEKVEEAIAGINPQAPETAFFSIDLDSFKQLNATYGANLADQVLVETARRLNALCGLNDLVGNLGGDKFFLLLRRAGLEQELPALLKKIESCFGRPFHLRNLDITVDASIGGVILRIPGETTANILAQCEEAMRQVKLGKHEGIFMVDERIIKELKRRSLLDNEIIEGVKTKSLFLLFQPIVSLETGKIHGAEGLLRFRQKDGSVLPAAEFMDALIRTTSLSLMDEAVISNFLDSSRGQIEPLLQRKDFRFSFNISPGILANVGYAEKILAQISKGGANPNSFTLEILEEGLMPTNGTVRENLSILQQAGIHVAVDDFGIGYSNLVRLSRLPINELKIPRELIGGIKSGDARLKAVLETIVGIAKYLGLLIVAEGVEEQVEADHLRALGCQYAQGYLYGKAMPLEELMTLIGSH